Proteins from one Oxyura jamaicensis isolate SHBP4307 breed ruddy duck chromosome 4 unlocalized genomic scaffold, BPBGC_Ojam_1.0 oxy4_random_OJ71927, whole genome shotgun sequence genomic window:
- the IDH3B gene encoding isocitrate dehydrogenase [NAD] subunit beta, mitochondrial, giving the protein LLSLQSEGAKSEGTFQVTMLPGDGVGPELMHAVKEVFKAASVPVVFDEHHLSEVQNMASEEKLDEVVDSMKESKVALIGKIHTPMEYKGELASYDMRLRRKLDLFANVVHVKSLPGYKTRHNNLDLVIIREQTEGEYSSLEHESAKGVIECLKIITRAKSQRIAKFAFDFATKKGRSKVTAVHKANIMKLGDGLFLQCCEEVAELYPKIKFDTMIIDNCCMQLVQNPYQFDVLVMPNLYGNIIDNLAAGLVGGAGVVPGESYSAEYAVFEMGARHPFAQAVGRNIANPTAMLLSAANMLRHLNLEFHSNLIADAVKKVIKVGKVRTRDLGGYCTTSDFVKSVIDNLHPHYGA; this is encoded by the exons ctgctctccctgcagtCCGAAGGCGCCAAGTCGGAGGGCACCTTCCAGGTCACCATGCTGCCCGGGGACGGCGTGGGCCCCGAGCTCATGCACGCCGTCAAGGAGGTGTTCAAG gcCGCCAGCGTGCCGGTGGTCTTCGACGAGCACCACCTGAGCGAGGTGCAGAACATGGCGTCGGAGGAGAAGCTGGATGAGGTGGTGGACTCCATGAAGGAAAGCAAGGTGGCCCTTATAG GCAAGATCCACACCCCCATGGAGTACAAGGGAGAGCTGGCTTCCTACGACATGAGACTCAG GCGGAAATTAGACTTGTTTGCGAACGTTGTCCACGTGAAGAGCTTGCCAGGCTACAAAACGCGCCACAACAACCTGGACCTCGTGATCATTCGCGAGCAGACGGAGGGGGAGTACAGCTCGCTGGAGCACGAG AGCGCAAAGGGAGTCATCGAGTGCCTGAAGATCATCACCCGGGCCAAGTCGCAGCGCATTGCCAAGTTCGCCTTTGACTTCGCCACCAAAAAAGGGCGCTCCAAGGTCACGGCCGTGCACAAAGCCAACATTAT GAAATTAGGTGACGGGCTGTTCCTGCAGTGCTGCGAGGAAGTGGCAGAACTGTACCCCAAGATCAAGTTTGACACCATGATAATTGACAACTGCTGCATGCAG CTGGTGCAGAACCCCTACCAGTTTGATGTCCTGGTGATGCCGAACCTCTACGGGAACATCATCGACAATCTGGCGGCTGGCTTGGTGGGCGGCGCCGGCGTGGTGCCCGGGGAGAGCTACAGCGCCGAGTACGCCGTCTTCGAGATG GGCGCCCGGCACCCCTTCGCGCAGGCCGTGGGCAGGAACATCgccaaccccactgccatgcTGCTCTCGGCCGCCAACATGCTGCGGCACCTCAA CTTGGAATTTCACTCCAACTTGATTGCGGACGCGGTGAAGAAGGTGATCAAAGTCGGAAAA GTTCGGACACGGGACTTGGGCGGTTACTGCACCACTTCTGACTTCGTCAAGTCTGTGATTGACAACCTGCACCCCCACTATGGGGCCTAG